One window of Ancylothrix sp. D3o genomic DNA carries:
- the mutL gene encoding DNA mismatch repair endonuclease MutL, with translation MISVVPKTAYMQRIESLPADVCSLIAAGEVIDSLAAVVRELAENALDAGATRIMIGVWPEQWRVRLADNGTGMDLENLQKCARAHTTSKIHNREDLWKIKSLGFRGEALHSLAQLSSLEICSRVSGEAGWRVFYNNLGEALETEPAAIAPGTIVTVSDLFGNWQARRAGLPTPAQQLRAVQLMVHNLALCYPGVMWQIEQNERRCMSLSPGVNSQHIAAQLLRDVKLQDLQYHEVELGQNQGLEIVIGLPDRCHRHRLDWVKFAINGRLVKNPEIEQTLLTCFARTLPRDRYPVCFLHLRVSPEQIDWNRHPAKAEIYLHNMAEWQAAIASGIAEALQLSNSHQPEAGQQKVGKLLKASEQKGGYAVNRSIEPAPKESISERLQLRAVAQIHNTYILAEHPTGLWLIEQHIAHERVLYEEICERWRLINLEKPVILNQLSETQLENLQKIGIEIDPFGDQLWAARKAPEMLASRDDCAEAILEISQGDLQAAQVATACRSAIRNGTTLSLAEMQILIERWQNTKNPRTCPHGRPIYLALEETALSRFFRRHWVLGKSHGI, from the coding sequence ATGATCTCTGTTGTCCCAAAAACCGCTTATATGCAGCGCATCGAATCTTTGCCGGCTGATGTTTGTTCCTTAATCGCTGCCGGTGAGGTGATAGACTCGCTGGCGGCGGTGGTGCGAGAATTGGCGGAAAATGCCCTCGATGCCGGTGCAACGCGGATTATGATTGGTGTTTGGCCGGAACAGTGGCGCGTCCGCTTGGCTGATAATGGCACCGGCATGGACTTAGAAAACTTGCAAAAATGCGCCCGTGCCCATACCACCAGCAAAATTCATAACAGGGAAGACTTATGGAAAATCAAGAGTTTAGGTTTTCGTGGTGAAGCTTTGCATAGTTTAGCGCAATTGTCAAGCCTGGAAATTTGCAGTCGGGTGAGTGGCGAGGCGGGGTGGCGGGTATTTTATAACAATTTGGGGGAAGCTTTAGAAACAGAACCGGCAGCAATTGCTCCTGGTACAATTGTCACGGTTTCTGATTTATTTGGCAATTGGCAAGCACGCCGAGCCGGTTTACCCACGCCTGCTCAACAGTTGCGAGCAGTGCAATTAATGGTACATAATTTAGCCTTGTGTTATCCGGGGGTAATGTGGCAAATTGAACAAAACGAACGCCGGTGCATGAGCCTTAGTCCGGGGGTTAATTCTCAGCATATTGCAGCGCAATTGTTGCGGGATGTGAAATTACAAGATTTGCAATATCACGAAGTAGAATTAGGGCAAAATCAAGGTTTAGAAATTGTAATTGGTTTGCCAGATCGCTGTCACCGACACCGTTTAGATTGGGTAAAATTTGCCATCAATGGCCGGTTAGTAAAAAACCCAGAAATTGAGCAAACTTTGCTTACTTGTTTTGCGAGAACTTTACCAAGAGATCGCTATCCCGTATGTTTTTTACATTTGCGAGTTTCTCCAGAACAAATAGACTGGAACCGGCACCCTGCGAAGGCAGAAATTTATTTACATAATATGGCAGAATGGCAGGCGGCGATAGCATCAGGAATTGCTGAAGCTTTGCAGTTAAGTAATAGTCATCAACCAGAGGCCGGTCAACAAAAAGTCGGAAAATTATTAAAAGCTTCCGAACAAAAAGGCGGGTATGCTGTTAATCGTTCTATTGAACCGGCACCCAAAGAAAGTATCTCTGAACGTTTACAACTGCGAGCAGTTGCCCAAATTCATAATACCTATATTTTAGCTGAACATCCGACTGGTTTGTGGTTAATAGAACAACACATTGCCCATGAGAGAGTTTTGTATGAAGAAATTTGCGAACGATGGCGATTGATTAATTTAGAAAAGCCGGTTATTTTAAACCAATTATCGGAGACGCAATTGGAAAATTTACAAAAAATTGGCATAGAAATAGACCCTTTTGGCGACCAACTGTGGGCCGCAAGAAAAGCGCCTGAGATGTTAGCAAGTCGAGATGATTGTGCGGAGGCAATTTTAGAAATTTCTCAAGGTGATTTGCAAGCGGCACAAGTCGCAACCGCTTGTCGTAGCGCCATTCGCAACGGTACAACGCTCTCGTTAGCCGAAATGCAAATATTAATTGAAAGATGGCAAAATACAAAAAATCCCCGCACTTGTCCGCACGGAAGACCGATTTATTTAGCTTTAGAAGAAACGGCACTTTCTCGATTTTTCCGCCGGCATTGGGTTTTGGGAAAAAGTCATGGAATTTAA
- a CDS encoding rhodanese-like domain-containing protein — MSNISDAISKAKDALPDITPTPPKLKAISSAHDLKARLEWGEPALTILDVRERATFNQARLLGAMCMPIDELVERAQSSLEPSRDIYVYGESDEQTAQAASLLREAGFTSVAELRGGLDAWRAIAGSTEGANEDRQPPSPSAYNTAAQIKHHADTQSRDV; from the coding sequence ATGTCGAATATTTCAGACGCAATTTCAAAAGCAAAAGATGCCCTACCTGATATTACTCCCACACCTCCCAAGTTAAAAGCCATATCTTCGGCTCACGATTTGAAAGCTCGCTTGGAATGGGGCGAACCTGCTTTAACTATTTTAGACGTCCGTGAGCGTGCTACCTTCAACCAAGCTCGCCTTTTGGGTGCCATGTGTATGCCTATTGATGAACTCGTCGAGCGGGCACAATCCAGCTTGGAACCAAGCCGAGACATTTACGTTTATGGTGAAAGCGACGAGCAAACCGCTCAAGCTGCAAGTTTGCTACGCGAAGCCGGTTTTACAAGTGTAGCTGAATTACGCGGCGGTTTAGATGCTTGGAGAGCCATTGCCGGTTCCACCGAAGGCGCTAACGAAGACAGACAGCCCCCCAGCCCTTCTGCTTACAATACAGCCGCTCAAATCAAACACCACGCAGACACTCAATCGCGCGATGTTTAA
- a CDS encoding ribonuclease H-like domain-containing protein, producing MDLDRFQVYDRDLPDSVLAEYLVGDGLAVDTETMGLLPWRDRLCLVQLCNSEGRVTVVRIGRGQRHATNLKMLLEAETVLKVFHFARFDMATLRYHLDIKVAPVFCTKMASKLARTYTQKHGLKEVVQELEKVELDKTAQSSDWGNAANLSDVQLSYAANDVRYLLPVQQKLKVMLEREERWQLAQDCFNCLPVFVSLDLMQYKDIFEH from the coding sequence ATGGACTTAGATAGGTTTCAGGTTTATGACCGCGATTTACCGGATAGCGTACTCGCAGAATATTTGGTTGGGGATGGATTAGCTGTTGATACCGAAACAATGGGATTACTGCCTTGGCGAGATCGTTTGTGTTTGGTGCAGTTATGTAACTCAGAAGGTCGTGTTACAGTGGTTCGGATTGGCAGAGGTCAAAGACACGCTACAAATTTAAAAATGCTTTTGGAAGCGGAAACGGTGCTGAAAGTTTTTCACTTTGCCCGCTTTGATATGGCGACTTTGCGTTACCATCTGGATATAAAAGTGGCACCTGTTTTTTGTACCAAAATGGCGAGTAAACTGGCGAGAACTTATACTCAAAAACACGGGCTTAAAGAGGTTGTGCAAGAGTTAGAAAAAGTTGAATTAGATAAAACTGCTCAGAGTTCTGATTGGGGAAATGCAGCCAATCTTTCAGACGTACAGCTTAGTTATGCGGCAAATGATGTGCGTTATTTATTGCCGGTGCAGCAAAAGTTAAAAGTTATGCTGGAACGCGAGGAACGCTGGCAACTGGCCCAGGATTGCTTTAATTGTTTGCCGGTGTTCGTGTCCCTAGATTTAATGCAATACAAAGATATTTTTGAGCATTAA
- a CDS encoding CAP domain-containing protein, producing MQDKLNSIPSQISPASETLPGEQNVVKKNLTPRPFSLENKGEERLICLKNIGVRPEFNHSQHPQQNQRWKKHFYLMLPVTLLCLSLGTAGCVVVLDEKNFPKLPNSTVAPPPPHKSINPTTLERAIHEQVNQYRLSQNLPPLKLDPNIIAVARVHSQAMASGRATFSHDGFDQRVEEISRWIDYRSAGENLAYNFGYSDPGKQAVVGWIKSPGHRKNMVGNFDLTGIGVAQNAKGEYYFTQLFIRQR from the coding sequence TTGCAAGACAAACTAAATTCTATTCCCAGCCAAATTTCCCCCGCCTCTGAGACTTTACCGGGGGAGCAAAATGTAGTTAAAAAAAACCTAACCCCCCGGCCTTTTTCCTTGGAAAATAAGGGAGAAGAAAGGCTTATTTGTCTTAAAAATATAGGGGTGAGGCCAGAGTTCAATCACAGCCAACACCCTCAGCAAAATCAGCGATGGAAAAAGCATTTTTATTTAATGTTGCCGGTGACTTTGTTGTGTTTAAGCTTGGGTACAGCGGGGTGTGTGGTTGTGCTAGATGAGAAGAATTTTCCTAAACTACCTAACTCGACTGTAGCCCCTCCCCCGCCTCATAAATCCATAAACCCTACAACTTTAGAAAGAGCGATTCACGAACAAGTAAATCAATACCGGCTCTCTCAGAATTTACCGCCGTTAAAACTTGATCCTAATATTATTGCTGTTGCCAGAGTACACAGCCAAGCAATGGCAAGCGGACGGGCAACATTTAGCCACGATGGTTTTGATCAGCGAGTGGAAGAAATCTCTCGTTGGATAGATTATCGAAGTGCTGGCGAAAATTTAGCATATAATTTTGGCTACAGCGACCCCGGAAAACAAGCTGTGGTCGGGTGGATCAAAAGTCCGGGCCACAGAAAGAATATGGTGGGAAATTTTGATTTAACCGGCATTGGTGTTGCACAAAATGCCAAAGGAGAGTATTACTTTACTCAGCTTTTTATTCGTCAGCGATAA
- the trpB gene encoding tryptophan synthase subunit beta, giving the protein MTITPISPNLNQRPDSLGRFGQFGGKYVPETLMPALAELETAYYQYRKDPDFQQELQELLRDYVGRPSPLYFAERLSENYRRPDCQPQIYLKREDLNHTGAHKINNALAQALLAKRMGKQRVIAETGAGQHGVATATVCARFGIQCVIYMGVHDMERQSLNVFRMRLMGAEVRPVSSGTGTLKDATSEAIRDWVTNVEDTHYILGSVAGPHPYPMIVRDFHAIIGEETRAQSLEKWGGVPDILMACVGGGSNAMGLFHEFVGDTSIRLIGVEAAGLGVNTGKHAATLTHGRVGVLHGAMSYLLQDDDGQVIEPHSISAGLDYPGVGPEHSYLKDLGRAEYYSVTDEEALAAFQRLSKLEGIIPALETSHAIAYLETLCPQLTGSPRIVINCSGRGDKDVQTVIKFLTPS; this is encoded by the coding sequence GTGACCATAACTCCCATCTCACCCAACTTAAACCAACGACCCGACAGCCTTGGCAGATTTGGCCAGTTTGGCGGTAAATACGTTCCTGAAACTTTGATGCCGGCTCTGGCAGAACTTGAAACTGCTTATTACCAATACCGCAAAGACCCGGATTTTCAACAAGAATTACAAGAACTTTTACGCGATTATGTAGGCCGGCCCAGTCCCCTTTACTTTGCTGAACGCCTCAGCGAAAACTACCGCCGGCCCGACTGCCAACCGCAAATTTACCTGAAACGCGAAGACCTCAACCACACCGGCGCTCACAAAATTAATAACGCTTTGGCCCAAGCTTTGCTGGCAAAACGCATGGGTAAACAGCGCGTTATTGCCGAAACCGGCGCCGGTCAGCATGGAGTCGCCACTGCCACCGTCTGCGCTCGCTTTGGCATACAGTGTGTTATTTATATGGGCGTACATGATATGGAACGCCAATCGCTGAATGTATTTCGGATGCGCTTGATGGGAGCAGAAGTGAGGCCGGTTTCATCCGGCACCGGCACCCTCAAAGATGCCACCTCCGAAGCCATCCGCGACTGGGTAACAAACGTTGAAGACACCCATTATATCCTTGGTTCCGTTGCCGGCCCCCACCCCTACCCGATGATTGTTAGAGATTTTCACGCCATTATCGGCGAAGAAACCCGCGCCCAAAGTCTCGAAAAATGGGGCGGAGTGCCTGATATTCTCATGGCTTGTGTAGGTGGCGGTTCTAATGCAATGGGGCTGTTTCACGAATTTGTCGGCGACACAAGTATCCGCCTGATTGGGGTGGAAGCTGCCGGCCTAGGCGTCAACACCGGCAAACACGCCGCTACTCTCACACATGGCCGCGTCGGTGTGCTACATGGTGCTATGAGTTATCTACTTCAAGATGACGACGGGCAGGTGATTGAACCGCATTCCATTAGTGCCGGTTTAGACTATCCAGGGGTAGGGCCAGAACATAGCTATTTAAAAGACTTGGGACGGGCTGAATATTACAGCGTGACTGATGAGGAAGCTTTGGCTGCTTTTCAACGCCTTTCTAAACTAGAAGGCATTATTCCGGCGCTGGAAACATCTCACGCCATTGCTTATTTAGAAACTCTTTGCCCCCAATTAACCGGCTCTCCCCGCATTGTTATTAACTGCTCAGGTCGGGGTGACAAAGACGTGCAAACTGTGATTAAATTTCTCACTCCTAGCTAA